The region AGGGCGATGGGGATCAGCCCAGTGACAAGCATGATCAGATACAGGCACAGATGAGTGCTGCAGGTCTTCAAGGCTTTACTGTTCAAAGATTTGCTGTTACTAGTCAGACAGGCTGCTGTGATATTAGAATATGTGAgaattatactgcatatagagGACGAGAGCAGGACGACAGTGAAAGCGAGGCCATAGACGTTATTGATGAACACATCCTCACAGGAGAGTTTAAAGAGCGAAGGATTATCACAGTAAGGGTTTGTGATCAGAGTCCTGCATCGGTTCAGCCGTATGGTCAGACCGAGCAGAATGGCCACCAAAACAAAGGACACTCCCCAGGCAGAAACTGTCAGCTTGATCACCATTTTGCCGTTCATTATCGTAGCATATCGCAGGGGGTTACAGATGGCCACATATCTGTCAAAGGCCATAACCATGAGCACTGTGTGTGAGTTGGTGCCGAACATATGTCCGGTAAAAGCTTGCATCAGA is a window of Perca fluviatilis chromosome 16, GENO_Pfluv_1.0, whole genome shotgun sequence DNA encoding:
- the LOC120544239 gene encoding olfactory receptor 52D1-like, whose amino-acid sequence is MENYTYNSLTLQLEGLMVTKTNKYPIFLFLLLAYVFILTANVGIVILIWTNRSLHQPMYLLFCNLSINDVMGNSLLVPRVIADILVPPSERVIHYYECLMQAFTGHMFGTNSHTVLMVMAFDRYVAICNPLRYATIMNGKMVIKLTVSAWGVSFVLVAILLGLTIRLNRCRTLITNPYCDNPSLFKLSCEDVFINNVYGLAFTVVLLSSSICSIILTYSNITAACLTSNSKSLNSKALKTCSTHLCLYLIMLVTGLIPIALHRFPQFPEYRKISAILFYVVPGSLNPVIYGLQFQEILKCLSKLFHLKRVKPSF